CACGATAGGCGATCGCCAGCAGTCTTCTTGCCCCTACTCCGGGTGATTCCATGCAAGCGACATTTTGTCGTAGATCTGGGCGATTTCTAATAAACCATTCCATGCGTCGTTTGAAACCAGGGAGACGCTGCAACATTTCTGGTTCCAAAGTCTGAACGGCAAATAGCGGAATGAGTCCTACCATCGAACGTACTTTTAACGGCAACCGATCGCCATTAGGCAGGTGCAAAGCATCATAATAAAATCCATCAACTTCATCCCAAAGCGATATTTCCGTCTTACCAATGCCATCTATTGCATCAGCAATGTAGAGAAAATGTTCAAAAAATTTGCTGGCAATATCTTCATAGGTAGAGTCTACTTTTGCTAGTTCCAGAGCGATCGCCAGCATATTCAGGCAATACATCCCCATCCAGCTCGTGCCATCTGCTTGATTGATCCGTCCACCCGTAGGTAGTTCGGCGCTTCTGTCAAAGACACCAATGTTATCTAATCCCAAAAAGCCGCCCTGGAAGACGTTATTGCCTTCAGCATCTTTCCGATTTACCCACCAAGTAAAGTTCAGTAGTAATTTTTGAAATACCCGCTCTAGAAAATTCGTATCGGCACGACCGTACATTTTACGTTCAATCTGATACACGCGCATGGTAGCCCAAGCGTGAACGGGTGGATTTACATCACTAAAAGCCCATTCATAAGCTGGTAACTGACCGTTAGGGTGCATGTACCATTCCCGCGTCAAGCGACTCAACTGACGCTTGGCAAAGTCTGGGTCGATCGCCGCCAGTGGAATCACATGAAAAGCCAAATCCCAAGCGGCAAACCAAGGATATTCCCACTTATCTGGCATTGAGAGAATATCATCGTTGAATAGATGAATCCACTCATGGTTTCTGCCGTGCCGTCGTTCGGTTGGTGGTGTCGGATTTTGGGGATCGCCGTTCAGCCACTCATGAACTACATAGTAATAATACTGCTTGCTCCATAACATACCTGCAAACGCCTGTCGTTGGACGTTGCGTTCATCTTCTGAAATGGAAAACGGACAAATTCGATGATAAAATTCATCTGCTTCCAAAAGCCGAGTTTGCAAAATTTCGTTAAATTCAGCCTCAAAAGGCTGAATTAAACTCGGCGAATCGCTGAGGCGTAGCCGCACAATCTTAGTTTCGCCTGCCCCAATTGACAATACGTAATGAGCTGCACATTTAGTACCAAGCCGATTTGGGTTGACTGCTTCTTTTCGACCTTCTACCAGATAATCGTTGATTCCATCTTTGACGTAGGGAGAAGCATTGCTTGCTCCATATAATTTCTCAAAGTTGGTTTCATTATTCGTAAATAGCAGTTCTGTTTTCCCGTCACAATACAGCCATCTATTTCCCAATGTTGGATGGATAGCTTCAATAACACTGAAATCGGACTCAGATTTAACAACTTTGAGAATTGGTTGCTCTTGGTGAGAATTCCAAGACCAAGTATTCCGAAACCAGAGTGTAGGCAACAGGTGTAGTGTTTTTGCTTCCGCTCCTCGGTTAACGATACTGACTTGGATCGGAATATCTTCCGGTGAATTCTTAGCGTACTCAACGAAAACATCAAAGTAGCGATCGTCAGCAAATATACCCGTGTCGAGCAGTTCATACTCTAAATCCTGACGACTTCGACGTTGATTTTCCTCAACAAGTCGATCGTAAGGGAAAGCCTGTTGAGGATATTTATACAGGCATTTCATGTAGGAGTGCGTGGGAGTATTATCCAAATAAAAGTAATATTCTTTGACATCTTCCCCATGATTGCCTTGATTTCCCGTGAGACCAAACATTCTCTCTTTGAGAATTGCATCTTCTCCGTTCCACAGGGCGATCGCAAAACAAAGGCGTTGATGGTTATCAGAAATCCCAGCAATTCCATCTTCTCCCCAGCGATAAGCGCGAGAGCAGGCACTATGATGAGGAAAATAATCCCAAGCTTCCCCAGTCGCACTATAGTCTTCTCGCACGGTTCCCCACTGTCGTTCGCTCAAATAGGGTCCCCAACGTTGCCAATGAGCAGTGCGATCGCGGACTTCTTGCAATCTTGCT
This genomic stretch from Scytonema millei VB511283 harbors:
- a CDS encoding MGH1-like glycoside hydrolase domain-containing protein encodes the protein MTREEARLQEVRDRTAHWQRWGPYLSERQWGTVREDYSATGEAWDYFPHHSACSRAYRWGEDGIAGISDNHQRLCFAIALWNGEDAILKERMFGLTGNQGNHGEDVKEYYFYLDNTPTHSYMKCLYKYPQQAFPYDRLVEENQRRSRQDLEYELLDTGIFADDRYFDVFVEYAKNSPEDIPIQVSIVNRGAEAKTLHLLPTLWFRNTWSWNSHQEQPILKVVKSESDFSVIEAIHPTLGNRWLYCDGKTELLFTNNETNFEKLYGASNASPYVKDGINDYLVEGRKEAVNPNRLGTKCAAHYVLSIGAGETKIVRLRLSDSPSLIQPFEAEFNEILQTRLLEADEFYHRICPFSISEDERNVQRQAFAGMLWSKQYYYYVVHEWLNGDPQNPTPPTERRHGRNHEWIHLFNDDILSMPDKWEYPWFAAWDLAFHVIPLAAIDPDFAKRQLSRLTREWYMHPNGQLPAYEWAFSDVNPPVHAWATMRVYQIERKMYGRADTNFLERVFQKLLLNFTWWVNRKDAEGNNVFQGGFLGLDNIGVFDRSAELPTGGRINQADGTSWMGMYCLNMLAIALELAKVDSTYEDIASKFFEHFLYIADAIDGIGKTEISLWDEVDGFYYDALHLPNGDRLPLKVRSMVGLIPLFAVQTLEPEMLQRLPGFKRRMEWFIRNRPDLRQNVACMESPGVGARRLLAIAYREKLQRILKRILDESEFLSPYGIRAVSKFHESHPYIFEANGYQYRVDYEPAESSTGMFGGNSNWRGPVWFPVNYLIIESLQKFHHYFGDEFKVECPTGSGRMMTLWEVAFELSQRLVRIFLEDSSHKRPVYGGTEKFQTDPHWHDLILFHEYFHGDIGAGIGASHQTGWTGLVAKLIQQCGEYRDPHTPHPVRDSIAPSIT